One window from the genome of Hoplias malabaricus isolate fHopMal1 chromosome 18, fHopMal1.hap1, whole genome shotgun sequence encodes:
- the gramd1ba gene encoding protein Aster-B isoform X4, which translates to MVEKGSDHSSDKSPSTPEQAVQRNYSQSVHTNTRSGGKNSKKSQSWYNVLSPTYKQRNEDFRKLFKQLPDTERLIVDYSCALQRDILLQGRLYLSENWICFYSNIFRWETLLTVRLKDVCSMTKEKTARLIPNAIQLCTDNEKHFFTSFGARDRTYMMMFRLWQNALLDKPLCPKELWHFVHQCYGNELGLTSDDEDYVPPDDDFNTMGCCPSPWCRYCEEIPAEDNEANETCPKSPEVKVDASPQLPQKSFTSNNLPSTGSTDTPAPYDLAPEDEFAGCLQEDLLPLPLPDNNKLSEPSVPVPSPSLDFNDNEDLPTELSDSSETHDEGEVQAFHEDLNGKQYINEVYKFSVDKLHDLLFTESQFMRDFLELRRFSGVVYRPWKKEETGDQSREIMYTISLSNPLAPKTATVTETQTLYKASQESECYIIDAEVITHDVPYHDYFYTLNRYMLTRVAKNKCRLRVSTELRYRKQPWGLVKGFIERNFWSGLDEYFRHLVLELSKMELALMEPHRQSPKAKAVRTSTARRRKRQMVHLRPQHLDEALSPVTTPEDEVEVIHRIKHVAGSTQTRHHPEPGPGGLALYSVSKLLLIISFVLVLLVLLNMMLFYKLWMLEYTTQSLASLQGLRPGESKLPQTQMEWAQLLESQQRYHDDELEKWREIIKSSVVLLDEMRESLMNLQKGIGIREYGSKTEEKRSRYH; encoded by the exons GTTTTGAGCCCTACGTATAAACAGCGCAATGAGGACTTCCGAAAGCTCTTCAAGCAGCTGCCAGACACAGAGCGCCTCATTGTGG ATTATTCCTGTGCCCTGCAGAGAGACATCCTCCTTCAGGGTCGCCTCTACCTCTCTGAAAACTGGATCTGTTTCTATAGCAACATCTTCCGCTGGGAAACTCTG ctGACAGTGCGTCTGAAGGACGTCTGCTCCATGACGAAGGAGAAGACAGCTCGACTCATCCCCAATGCCATCCAGCTCTGTACAGACAATGAAAAG CACTTTTTTACCTCATTCGGGGCGAGGGACCGGACTTACATGATGATGTTCCGGCTGTGGCAGAACGCCCTACTGGACAAG ccATTATGTCCCAAAGAGCTGTGGCACTTTGTCCATCAGTGCTACGGAAACGAGCTGGGGTTGacgagtgatgatgaggattaCGTGCCCCCAGACGATGACTTCAACACCATGGG CTGTTGCCCCTCTCCCTGGTGCAGGTACTGTGAGGAGATCCCGGCTGAGGACAACGAGGCTAACGAGACCTGCCCCAAAAGCCCTGAGGTCAAAGTGGACGCCAGCCCCCAGCTGCCTCAGAAATCCTTCACCAGCAATAACCTCCCGTCCACAGGCAGCACAGACACTCCTGCCCCT TATGACTTGGCCCCAGAGGATGAgtttgctggctgtcttcaagAAGACCTCCTGCCTTTGCCTTTACCGGACAACAACAAGCTGTCCGAGCCCAGCGTCCCCGTCCCCTCACCCTCGCTGGACTTCAACGACAACGAGGATCTGCCCACAGAGCTCAGCGACTCCTCAGAAACACACGACGAGG GAGAAGTCCAAGCCTTCCATGAAGATCTGAACGGGAAGCAGTACATCAACGAAGTCTACAAGTTTAGTGTGGATAAGCTGCACGACCTCCTCTTCACCGAGTCGCAGTTTATGAGGGACTTCTTAGAGCTGCGTCGCTTCTCCG GCGTGGTGTATCGGCCGTGGAAGAAGGAGGAGACGGGAGATCAGAGCAGGGAGATCATGTACACCATTTCCCTCTCCAACCCCCTGGCCCCCAAAACCGCCACAGTCACTGAGACACAG ACTTTGTACAAGGCGAGTCAGGAGAGTGAGTGTTACATCATTGATGCTGAAGTGATCACACACGATGTCCCGTATCATGACTATTTCTACACCCTCAACCGCTACATGCTGACCCGAGTGGCCAAGAACAAGTGTCGGCTGAG GGTGTCCACGGAGTTACGGTACAGGAAGCAGCCCTGGGGGCTGGTCAAGGGCTTCATTGAGAGGAACTTCTGGAGTGGCCTGGATGAATATTTCAGACATTTAG tgctCGAGCTCAGTAAGATGGAGTTGGCTCTAATGGAGccccacagacagtctcccaaaGCCAAAGCCGTTCGGACCTCCACAGCAAGGCGGAGGAAAAGGCAGATGGTGCACCTGCGTCCACAGCACCTGGACGAAGCGCTGAGTCCAGTCACTACACCCGAGGACGAGGTGGAGGTCATCCACCGCATCAAACACGTGGCAG GATCCACGCAGACCCGACACCACCCTGAGCCAGGCCCCGGAGGCCTGGCCCTCTACAGCGTCTCCAAACTGCTGCTCATCATCAGCTTTGT CCTGGTTTTGCTGGTTCTTCTGAACATGATGCTGTTCTATAAGCTGTGGATGCTGGAGTACACCACTCAGAGCTTAGCATCTCTGCAGGGTCTGAGACCAGGAGAGAG CAAACTTCCCCAAACGCAGATGGAATGGGCTCAGCTTCTGGAGTCTCAGCAACGTTACCATGACGACGAGCTGGAGAAGTGGCGGGAAATCATCAAGTCGTCAGTGGTTTTGTTAgatgag ATGAGGGAGTCTTTAATGAACCTCCAGAAGGGTATCGGGATCCGAGAGTACGGCTCCAAAACGGAGGAGAAAAGGAGCCGCTACCACTGA